One Spinacia oleracea cultivar Varoflay chromosome 4, BTI_SOV_V1, whole genome shotgun sequence DNA segment encodes these proteins:
- the LOC110777543 gene encoding uncharacterized protein, whose amino-acid sequence MALSMALREKISSRLEDLTDDILVEILIRVPWRTTCRSKCISKRFVSLISSPDFVRRFRSNNNDDINNNLFMFVTRDRVSLLSKILTRLQNFFPAATSSKSTLVVDDNNNEIPVSFDFLRRQFPFFNVLSVSKDLVLIHDGEPNNGENLVICNPLTKQSFKLPYNEFDQYTPYIGCLCSEDDTSIYKVVSSKFLDFGDIRIIKFVIFSSDTGCWSNFLVRIPSHAVYEVTCNYKMNQSATVCNGKLHWCYSTMNIVVYDPFNNPKKCEFVEFPQEIIDGDYIHSYDSFNLSSVQGCLRLYRASFHNINGALILRFWDLKDYNNRVWSENLIDLSTMVFAETRSCDIMEIKGFDPLDGDVVYAYVLPSMELVALNIKTWSVFQTIANLKLNRPVPLVVTLFPYSQHSWPTPIAKTIAM is encoded by the coding sequence ATGGCTTTGTCTATGGCCTTGAGAGAGAAAATATCATCACGATTGGAAGATCTAACAGATGATATATTGGTAGAAATCCTTATTCGAGTTCCATGGCGAACAACATGTCGATCCAAGTGCATCTCCAAGCGTTTTGTTTCCTTGATTTCTAGTCCAGATTTTGTGCGACGGTTTCGCAGTAATAACAACGATGACATAAACAATAACTTGTTCATGTTTGTTACTAGAGATAGGGTATCATTGTTAAGCAAAATATTAACGCGGCTACAGAATTTTTTCCCAGCAGCAACGAGTTCGAAATCTACCCTTGTCGTCGATGATAACAACAACGAGATTCCGGTTTCGTTCGATTTCCTACGTCGACAGTTTCCGTTTTTCAATGTGTTATCCGTGTCGAAAGACTTGGTCTTGATCCATGACGGTGAGCCTAATAATGGTGAAAATCTTGTGATATGTAATCCCTTAACAAAGCAGTCATTCAAGCTCCCTTATAATGAGTTCGatcaatatactccgtatattggcTGCCTATGTAGTGAGGATGATACATCGATATACAAAGTGGTTTCGAGTAAATTCCTAGATTTTGGAGACATTCGTATTATCAAATTCGTCATCTTCTCCTCCGATACTGGCTGTTGGAGTAACTTCCTGGTTCGAATTCCTTCACATGCCGTTTACGAGGTAACATGTAATTATAAGATGAATCAATCTGCCACGGTCTGCAATGGAAAGTTACATTGGTGTTACAGCACTATGAATATTGTTGTATATGATCCTTTCAACAACCCTAAAAAATGCGAGTTCGTTGAATTTCCTCAAGAAATCATCGATGGTGATTATATACACTCCTATGACTCCTTTAACCTAAGCAGTGTTCAAGGGTGCTTACGACTTTACCGTGcatcttttcataatattaatGGAGCTTTAATATTACGTTTCTGGGACCTAAAGGACTACAATAACCGCGTTTGGAGCGAAAACCTAATTGATCTTAGTACCATGGTTTTTGCTGAAACCCGAAGTTGCGATATtatggaaatcaaaggttttGATCCTCTTGACGGAGATGTTGTCTATGCATACGTTTTACCGTCGATGGAATTGGTTGCATtgaacattaaaacttggtctgTCTTCCAAACTATCGCCAATTTAAAGCTAAATCGTCCAGTCCCTTTGGTAGTGACCTTATTTCCTTACTCCCAACACTCATGGCCAACCCCCATCGCCAAAACAATTGCTATGTGA